One region of Epilithonimonas zeae genomic DNA includes:
- a CDS encoding tetratricopeptide repeat protein: protein MLNINKIKYLTQFFVMLLFILSCNDKDKEAAVKNTLSEENTSSTLTKLGDEQWRIGNYQEALNYFTKAYKKVKASGDEKETATLLNNLGLIHWRLENNTAAMECYTESAALAEKYDMKRLLGLTHTNRALILKEQRNFEDAFAQNNEAIKIFKEIAEPRDLAIAYNNQGQIYRYSKQYNEALKFYLLSLEECKKINYTEGIATAYQNLSTVYAKQGNKDKAIDAAQKCLKLSYKVKSKVRISEGLYELSHNYDLFNMQDSALYYFKKHYEVEKSIMEANQSKILSQFQANLGIEVKNLRIQNLQNEKKIANNRFMFTAFCVLIVLLISAFFIYRYLSVIKFRKKQLELELENSKQIIQVKEDNLKTYIIDLAHKNNIISKLQEPDKETKDIDYDVSELLEQKILTDDGWDKFKKRFSEIYPDFFSNIRKSEIAITEAEIRILVLMTLKLNGNEMANTLGISPQSVRACKMRLKKKLQTHDFDSVETYLQYIFK from the coding sequence ATGCTGAATATAAACAAAATAAAGTACTTAACACAATTTTTTGTTATGCTGCTTTTTATCTTATCCTGCAATGATAAAGATAAAGAAGCTGCTGTAAAAAATACCCTGTCAGAAGAAAATACATCCTCAACCCTGACGAAATTAGGTGATGAGCAATGGCGAATAGGCAATTATCAGGAAGCTCTCAACTATTTTACCAAAGCTTATAAAAAAGTAAAAGCATCCGGAGATGAAAAGGAAACAGCTACGCTGCTTAATAATCTTGGACTGATACATTGGCGGCTTGAAAATAATACAGCAGCAATGGAATGTTACACAGAATCTGCAGCGCTGGCCGAAAAATACGATATGAAAAGACTCCTGGGTCTTACCCATACAAACCGTGCACTGATCCTGAAAGAGCAACGAAATTTTGAAGACGCATTTGCCCAGAATAATGAAGCTATAAAGATCTTTAAGGAAATCGCCGAACCGCGTGATTTGGCAATTGCTTATAATAATCAGGGACAGATTTATCGGTATTCAAAACAATATAATGAAGCTTTAAAATTTTATCTACTATCCTTAGAAGAGTGTAAAAAAATAAATTACACCGAAGGGATCGCGACAGCTTACCAAAACCTAAGCACAGTATATGCTAAACAAGGCAATAAAGATAAAGCCATTGATGCCGCTCAAAAATGCCTTAAACTCAGTTATAAAGTAAAAAGTAAAGTACGCATCAGTGAAGGACTTTATGAACTTTCCCATAATTATGATCTCTTTAATATGCAGGACTCGGCATTGTATTATTTCAAGAAACATTATGAAGTAGAGAAAAGTATTATGGAAGCCAATCAAAGTAAAATATTGTCGCAGTTTCAGGCCAATTTGGGAATAGAAGTCAAAAATCTTCGCATCCAGAACCTTCAGAACGAGAAGAAAATCGCCAATAACCGCTTTATGTTTACTGCATTCTGTGTATTGATTGTTTTACTTATTTCTGCGTTCTTTATTTACCGCTACCTTTCCGTTATAAAATTCAGAAAAAAGCAACTGGAATTGGAACTTGAAAATTCGAAACAAATTATTCAGGTAAAAGAAGACAATCTTAAAACTTACATCATAGACCTTGCACATAAAAATAATATCATCAGCAAGCTGCAGGAGCCCGATAAAGAAACCAAGGATATTGACTATGATGTAAGTGAGTTGTTGGAGCAGAAAATCTTAACAGATGACGGTTGGGATAAATTTAAAAAACGTTTCTCCGAAATATATCCTGATTTTTTCAGCAATATCAGGAAAAGCGAGATTGCTATAACTGAAGCTGAAATACGAATATTAGTATTGATGACATTAAAACTCAACGGGAATGAAATGGCTAATACTCTGGGCATTTCTCCGCAGAGCGTAAGAGCTTGCAAGATGCGGCTTAAAAAGAAATTGCAAACTCATGATTTTGATTCTGTGGAAACATATCTACAGTATATTTTCAAATAA
- a CDS encoding T9SS type A sorting domain-containing protein: MKFTLKSIVVLMTTAIYTSAASQSTALKKQNGYLASKTSGSISLLSRWDSFKLNRNKTFKDPQQRMLYQMGINISEPKNLSNKYDFYGGEAYKGNNVPYASITDGEGNTYITGGSSNENQVSGDFFTIKVGRDGQTLWEKREQAAQYAVEYGMHIAFDNSGKIIVSGVKWNGNDMDIRVLKYDTDGSKLWDTTFDNNAEGLEIPNSITTDSSGNIYITGIAWSGNSVNYLTLKYNSNGVEQWHRSENPAGGETWNEATALAVDNNDNVLVTGYSPNTDGWLNYHTIKYNSEGAKLWEQTYNYESTDPENIADVTNSVPQAITTDNDGNIYVTGTFDTYLNRIGTIKYNAQGQQQWIKTYKSEEDGTFGWNVAFKNNKLYVAGSHSGGFADDGTVLLSYNTDGTENWAKETSDLITNSTASLNFDTQGNIIASSNGMTPGAEEWEQDVAACAYKYSPEGDLLGQSAFVISTSTGLASMGQMAGVGTDNDDNIYFSVNSYYTEKGSVFETVKSKFGNTSPSTEWNAVFSNKGTTEATMLNSFNDKNGNTFSTGSYYSYSDNMLNNNYFLVKHNAEGSVAWKNVFNSENGNPADGIIARADANGNTYVCLLPGFEQFPPALKVMKFSPDGTQLWSQNIELYNPQVYVMEPQADGSVYLGGTAKETENGETSFLGIKLSSNGSQEWKTYMPGLNGNTIYRISDGKVDSNQRLILTGAHGTGNFMSQNINLTAVQFNADGSPGWITPVAVDGLSSSGTNLYISDDNSIYINGYTTDNETFFEDIITAKISPAGNILWSKTFGETDKNERSYTIKPFSNGDIAVVGYSLAINGDINNELVKYSPTGEQIWNVKSENMRYYNDFYIDASDVSYIMNQTLIDPFPHKIFSQPFPIASLLKIDKNGMNKGETFFTGPEYAEFFGERLIPHSDGRLLLAGSVSNQSFYKGLYFFETEHDAVLGLSDGLIPSTTQDTLGQNYPNPASNSTTIPFNLINGGKVIIKLYSTQGSLIKEISNGVYSKGSNRITFNTNDLPTGIYFYQIESSGIKQVKKMIIK; the protein is encoded by the coding sequence ATGAAATTTACTCTTAAATCTATTGTTGTTTTGATGACAACAGCAATATATACAAGCGCCGCATCTCAAAGCACTGCGCTCAAAAAACAAAATGGTTATCTGGCTTCCAAAACTAGTGGCAGTATTTCTTTGTTATCGCGATGGGATTCTTTTAAATTAAATAGAAATAAAACCTTTAAAGATCCTCAGCAAAGAATGTTGTACCAAATGGGGATAAATATCTCAGAGCCTAAAAATTTATCTAACAAGTATGACTTCTACGGCGGAGAAGCCTATAAAGGTAATAACGTACCCTATGCATCTATCACAGATGGAGAAGGAAACACTTACATCACAGGAGGTAGTTCTAATGAAAACCAGGTTTCAGGTGATTTTTTTACCATCAAAGTTGGACGAGACGGACAAACTTTATGGGAGAAACGTGAACAGGCCGCCCAGTATGCTGTAGAATATGGAATGCACATAGCATTTGACAATTCAGGGAAGATTATTGTATCCGGCGTTAAATGGAACGGCAACGATATGGATATTCGGGTTCTTAAATATGACACTGACGGATCCAAGCTATGGGATACAACGTTTGACAACAATGCTGAAGGACTTGAGATCCCTAACAGTATCACAACCGACAGTAGTGGTAATATTTATATCACAGGAATAGCTTGGTCTGGAAATTCGGTGAATTATCTTACCCTAAAATACAATAGCAATGGTGTTGAACAATGGCATCGTTCAGAAAATCCGGCAGGCGGAGAAACCTGGAACGAAGCAACGGCTTTAGCTGTTGATAATAATGATAATGTTTTAGTTACTGGTTACAGTCCTAATACGGACGGCTGGCTCAATTATCACACGATTAAATATAACTCAGAAGGAGCAAAACTTTGGGAACAAACATATAATTACGAAAGTACTGATCCTGAAAATATCGCTGATGTAACCAATTCAGTGCCTCAGGCCATAACTACTGATAATGATGGCAATATCTATGTTACTGGAACTTTCGATACCTATCTTAACCGCATAGGAACTATCAAGTACAATGCTCAGGGGCAGCAGCAATGGATTAAAACTTATAAAAGCGAAGAAGATGGAACATTCGGATGGAATGTTGCATTTAAAAATAATAAACTATATGTAGCTGGAAGTCATTCAGGTGGTTTTGCAGATGATGGAACTGTTTTATTATCTTATAATACCGATGGTACTGAGAATTGGGCAAAAGAGACATCAGATCTTATTACGAACTCTACTGCTTCATTAAATTTTGATACACAAGGTAATATTATAGCTTCTTCCAATGGTATGACGCCTGGTGCAGAAGAATGGGAACAGGATGTTGCAGCATGTGCTTACAAATATTCTCCGGAAGGTGATCTTCTAGGTCAGTCCGCTTTTGTAATTTCTACATCTACAGGACTAGCAAGTATGGGGCAAATGGCAGGAGTAGGTACAGATAACGATGATAATATTTATTTCTCAGTCAATTCATATTATACCGAAAAAGGATCTGTTTTTGAAACTGTTAAATCAAAATTTGGTAATACCAGTCCGTCCACGGAATGGAATGCCGTTTTTTCAAACAAAGGAACGACAGAGGCGACGATGCTTAATTCTTTCAACGACAAAAATGGCAACACATTTTCCACCGGATCTTACTACAGCTATTCTGACAATATGCTGAATAACAATTATTTCCTTGTAAAACATAATGCAGAAGGTTCTGTAGCCTGGAAAAATGTCTTCAATTCAGAAAACGGCAATCCTGCAGATGGAATTATTGCAAGAGCAGACGCTAACGGAAACACTTATGTATGTTTGCTGCCTGGTTTTGAGCAATTCCCGCCGGCTTTAAAAGTAATGAAATTCTCTCCGGATGGCACGCAACTTTGGTCACAGAATATTGAGCTGTATAATCCTCAGGTCTATGTTATGGAACCTCAGGCAGACGGATCAGTTTATCTTGGCGGTACTGCTAAAGAAACTGAAAACGGCGAAACGTCATTCTTAGGAATCAAATTGTCTTCAAACGGTTCTCAGGAATGGAAAACGTATATGCCCGGACTGAATGGTAATACAATTTACAGAATTAGCGATGGAAAAGTTGATTCTAACCAACGTTTGATCCTTACTGGTGCACACGGCACTGGTAATTTTATGTCTCAAAATATCAATCTGACAGCGGTTCAGTTCAATGCTGATGGATCTCCAGGTTGGATCACACCCGTAGCAGTTGATGGTTTATCTTCATCCGGAACCAATCTTTATATCAGTGATGATAACAGCATTTACATCAATGGTTATACAACAGATAACGAAACATTTTTTGAGGACATTATCACCGCAAAAATAAGTCCTGCAGGAAATATACTTTGGAGCAAAACCTTTGGTGAAACCGACAAAAATGAACGATCTTATACCATTAAACCTTTCAGTAACGGTGATATTGCAGTTGTCGGCTACAGCCTTGCTATCAATGGCGATATCAATAATGAACTGGTAAAATATAGCCCAACAGGAGAACAGATCTGGAATGTCAAATCAGAAAACATGCGTTATTATAATGATTTTTACATAGACGCTTCCGATGTAAGTTATATTATGAATCAGACCCTTATCGACCCATTCCCGCATAAAATCTTTAGTCAGCCCTTCCCTATCGCTTCTTTGCTTAAAATTGATAAAAATGGGATGAATAAGGGTGAAACTTTTTTTACAGGGCCTGAATATGCTGAGTTTTTTGGAGAAAGATTGATACCACATTCCGATGGCAGGCTTTTGCTTGCAGGCAGCGTAAGCAACCAGTCTTTTTATAAAGGACTTTATTTTTTCGAAACAGAGCACGACGCAGTACTTGGTCTTTCGGATGGATTAATCCCTTCCACAACACAGGATACGTTAGGACAAAATTATCCTAATCCAGCGTCAAACAGCACAACAATACCATTCAATCTAATTAATGGCGGCAAGGTTATCATCAAATTGTATAGTACACAAGGCAGTTTGATTAAGGAAATATCGAATGGTGTTTATTCTAAAGGCAGTAACAGAATAACATTTAACACCAATGATTTACCAACAGGAATATATTTCTACCAGATAGAATCATCCGGAATCAAACAAGTTAAGAAAATGATTATTAAGTAA